A stretch of Acetobacteroides hydrogenigenes DNA encodes these proteins:
- a CDS encoding universal stress protein, with product MKKITMKKVLIALDYDPTAEKVAETGYALAKTMNADVILMHVISNMEYYTSTVYTPVMGYGDFGNAGLTKVYSADDLKKETQNYLDKSKEHLGDDSIQTIIAEGESADAILSVAEEIRADVIVMGSHSRRWLDKILVGSVTEKVLHKTKIPLFVIPTRG from the coding sequence ATGAAAAAAATTACAATGAAAAAGGTGCTAATAGCGCTAGACTACGATCCAACAGCAGAGAAGGTTGCAGAAACAGGCTATGCATTAGCAAAAACGATGAACGCCGATGTTATTCTCATGCACGTCATCTCCAACATGGAATACTACACATCAACCGTTTACACCCCTGTTATGGGGTATGGCGATTTCGGGAATGCAGGCCTAACCAAAGTCTATTCTGCCGATGATCTAAAAAAGGAAACGCAGAATTACCTCGATAAATCAAAAGAGCACCTAGGAGATGACAGCATCCAAACCATAATCGCCGAAGGAGAATCGGCCGATGCCATCCTGAGCGTTGCAGAGGAAATTCGTGCCGATGTAATAGTAATGGGCTCGCACAGCCGGAGGTGGCTCGACAAAATTTTAGTGGGCAGCGTAACCGAGAAGGTACTGCACAAAACAAAGATTCCTCTGTTCGTTATACCTACTAGAGGCTAA